A window from Candidatus Nitrospira neomarina encodes these proteins:
- a CDS encoding calcium-binding protein, which produces MGGLGNDLLYGLDGSDTYVFTRGDGQDTIDDNGLADTDVLQLHGYTPDEVSLGGNGIAGTLVLNFEGTSDQITLVNEINSLFDTIEQIVFDDGTVWTEVGLRTRVITGTANGETLTGTANSDLLTGLGGADVLTGGAGNDTFVFRGLAVGHDTITDFSGGAGLEDRIEIDTFDSFDEILTALSQNGTDAVITIDANNSITLANVVMTDLHQDDFRFV; this is translated from the coding sequence GTGGGCGGCCTGGGCAACGATCTGCTCTATGGCCTGGATGGGTCCGACACGTATGTGTTCACGCGAGGGGACGGGCAGGATACGATCGACGACAATGGGTTAGCGGATACTGATGTGCTCCAGTTGCATGGGTATACGCCCGATGAAGTCAGTTTAGGAGGGAATGGCATAGCTGGAACTCTTGTGCTCAATTTTGAAGGAACCTCTGACCAGATTACCCTCGTGAATGAAATCAACAGTTTGTTTGACACCATTGAACAAATTGTATTTGACGACGGCACGGTCTGGACGGAGGTAGGTCTTCGGACCCGGGTGATTACCGGAACTGCCAATGGAGAGACCTTGACCGGCACCGCCAATTCGGATTTGCTGACCGGATTGGGAGGGGCTGATGTGTTGACCGGTGGAGCCGGCAATGACACGTTTGTCTTTCGGGGATTGGCAGTGGGCCATGACACCATCACGGATTTCAGCGGTGGAGCCGGCTTAGAGGATCGGATTGAAATTGATACCTTTGATTCCTTTGATGAGATTTTGACCGCGCTCTCACAAAATGGGACGGATGCCGTGATCACCATCGATGCCAATAATTCGATCACCCTTGCAAATGTTGTGATGACCGATCTTCATCAGGATGATTTTCGGTTTGTCTAA
- a CDS encoding type I secretion system permease/ATPase: MNSSLLKGPGPASPVAEALSLRTTTFLSVGLISLVINMLMLTGPLFMLQIYDRVLTSRSVPTLLVLSGLVAGLYLFFGLLEGIRARSLARVAAWVDSRLSSQSLEANIALSLRLGDHFRDRDSVRDLDAVRQFLSGPGPAAIFDIPWMPVYLGLIFIFHVYLGWLALAGALVISLLIGLNEVLSRQPAREVSIFVARRNAIVNATRRNAEVLTAMGMIEAFTRRWNLQNSDYLKVQEQAIDRATYFSTTIKSFRFLLQSGVLGLGAWLAIQQEISPGVMIAASIITSRALAPVEQAVAHWRGFVAARQGGKALSDALRIPLHHPLIMQLPAPRRSLDVQQVAIAAPTERSLLVQGVNFHLEAGDGLGIIGPSGSGKTSLIRTLVGVWPPIKGAVRLDGAELNQWDRGMLGKAIGYLPQDVELFDGTVAENISRFDPSPASEDILIAARASNLHDILTALPKGYDTIIGEGGNRLSAGLRQRIALARALYGSPFLIVLDEPNSNLDAEGDVALREAIRSMRVRGSIVIVVAHRPSAIEPVDQLLYLREGKQVAFGKKADVLSKVLSPSNDSVALHAGAL, from the coding sequence ATGAATTCCTCCCTTTTGAAAGGGCCTGGGCCAGCATCTCCGGTGGCCGAGGCCCTGTCTCTCCGCACGACGACTTTTCTGTCGGTAGGTCTCATCAGCTTGGTCATTAATATGCTGATGTTGACTGGTCCGCTCTTCATGCTTCAAATTTATGATCGTGTGCTGACGAGCCGAAGTGTGCCCACTCTCTTGGTGCTGTCGGGTTTGGTGGCAGGCTTGTATCTTTTTTTTGGTCTGCTTGAAGGAATCCGGGCTCGGAGTCTTGCCCGGGTCGCAGCGTGGGTGGATTCGCGTCTATCTTCACAAAGCTTAGAAGCCAATATTGCTCTCTCTCTGCGGTTGGGTGATCACTTTCGAGATCGGGATTCCGTAAGGGATTTAGATGCGGTTCGGCAGTTCTTATCCGGACCGGGGCCTGCTGCGATTTTTGATATTCCGTGGATGCCGGTCTATTTGGGTCTGATCTTTATCTTTCATGTGTATCTGGGCTGGTTGGCCCTGGCAGGAGCTTTGGTCATTTCGCTGCTCATTGGCCTGAATGAAGTCCTTTCCCGGCAGCCAGCGCGGGAGGTGTCCATTTTTGTAGCCCGCCGAAATGCTATTGTGAATGCGACACGCCGTAATGCCGAGGTGCTAACCGCCATGGGGATGATAGAAGCGTTTACCCGTCGATGGAATTTACAGAATTCGGACTATCTGAAGGTACAGGAGCAGGCTATTGACCGGGCCACGTATTTTTCCACCACTATTAAGTCCTTTCGATTTCTTTTGCAGTCTGGGGTACTTGGTCTAGGAGCTTGGCTGGCCATCCAACAAGAAATCTCCCCTGGAGTGATGATCGCCGCTTCTATCATTACTTCCAGAGCTCTGGCCCCTGTGGAACAAGCGGTGGCTCATTGGAGAGGGTTTGTAGCCGCTCGCCAAGGAGGGAAGGCCTTGTCAGATGCGCTACGGATTCCACTGCATCATCCACTTATCATGCAGTTACCCGCCCCTAGGCGGTCGTTAGATGTGCAACAAGTAGCAATTGCGGCTCCCACTGAACGGTCCCTGTTGGTGCAGGGCGTAAATTTTCACCTGGAGGCAGGGGATGGGCTAGGTATTATTGGACCATCGGGATCGGGGAAAACCAGCCTTATTCGCACGTTGGTTGGTGTCTGGCCTCCCATCAAAGGAGCGGTGCGGTTAGACGGGGCTGAATTGAATCAGTGGGATCGAGGTATGTTGGGAAAGGCTATAGGTTATTTGCCTCAAGATGTCGAGTTATTTGATGGCACAGTAGCAGAAAATATTTCACGGTTTGATCCGAGTCCTGCATCCGAAGATATTCTGATTGCAGCGAGAGCGTCTAATCTCCACGATATCCTGACAGCTTTGCCCAAAGGGTATGACACCATAATTGGGGAAGGTGGCAACCGGCTTTCGGCAGGATTACGCCAACGGATTGCATTAGCTCGTGCCTTGTATGGAAGCCCATTTCTCATTGTCCTCGATGAGCCTAATTCCAATTTGGATGCGGAAGGTGATGTCGCACTTCGAGAAGCCATTCGCAGCATGCGCGTTCGGGGAAGCATCGTGATTGTCGTCGCGCATCGTCCAAGCGCTATTGAGCCGGTTGATCAGCTTTTGTATCTGCGAGAGGGAAAGCAGGTGGCCTTTGGGAAGAAGGCCGATGTGTTGTCCAAGGTCCTGAGCCCCTCGAATGATTCTGTCGCCTTGCATGCGGGGGCATTGTGA
- a CDS encoding HlyD family type I secretion periplasmic adaptor subunit: MDRQIVTSLNRHIAVGLLLILILVGGVGGWAAVEEISGAVIAPGIIVVETKAKRVQHQEGGIIKEIRVQAGDLVKAGDLVVKLDDTVVQANLSMIMSELGELEAQEVRLIAERDGHAQMHYSSELMDRGKQEPAIAGSLSDQRALREARGSALQGRKAQLNEQIAQLEDHIRGLAVQRSAKTESIQLINERLEALEPLLLKGLVLATEVTILKRDRAELVGDRGGLVSQIAQAHETISERRLHIIQIEDEFRSAVLEDLQVVRARIAQLHEEQIAALDKLRRVEIRAPRTGYIHQLNVHTVGGVVGAGETLMLIVPREDVLIVEAQLQPTDVDQVQAGQAAIIRLPGFNQRTTPELTAHVTTISADLTRDEVTGTNYYLAQLLIGDRELTKLEDKKLVPGMPIEAFIQTGERTILSYLVKPMTDHIAHAFKE, encoded by the coding sequence ATGGACCGGCAAATTGTCACTAGTCTTAACCGGCATATAGCCGTTGGATTGCTGCTGATCCTGATTTTGGTTGGAGGTGTTGGCGGTTGGGCGGCGGTTGAGGAAATCAGCGGGGCGGTTATTGCACCTGGCATAATAGTGGTGGAAACCAAGGCCAAGCGGGTTCAGCATCAAGAAGGAGGTATTATCAAAGAGATTCGAGTTCAGGCGGGTGATTTAGTCAAAGCTGGCGATTTGGTTGTTAAGTTGGATGATACCGTGGTTCAGGCTAATCTTTCCATGATTATGAGTGAACTGGGTGAACTGGAGGCCCAAGAGGTGCGATTGATTGCAGAACGGGATGGTCATGCTCAGATGCACTATTCATCTGAGTTGATGGACAGGGGTAAGCAGGAGCCTGCCATTGCCGGTAGCCTCTCGGATCAACGAGCCTTACGCGAGGCGCGGGGGTCGGCCCTTCAGGGGCGAAAAGCCCAACTTAATGAACAAATTGCTCAACTTGAAGATCATATTCGAGGATTGGCTGTTCAACGGTCGGCCAAAACAGAAAGTATTCAGCTTATCAATGAGCGGTTGGAAGCATTGGAGCCTCTTCTCCTTAAAGGGTTGGTCCTGGCGACCGAAGTTACGATACTCAAACGCGATCGAGCGGAACTGGTTGGTGATCGTGGTGGCTTGGTGTCCCAAATCGCCCAAGCCCATGAAACGATTAGTGAACGTCGCCTACACATTATTCAGATAGAGGACGAGTTTCGTTCCGCTGTCCTGGAGGATTTGCAAGTGGTGCGCGCGAGAATTGCCCAACTTCATGAAGAACAAATTGCGGCTTTGGACAAATTGCGGCGTGTGGAAATCCGAGCGCCACGGACAGGGTATATTCACCAATTGAATGTGCATACAGTGGGTGGTGTGGTTGGTGCAGGTGAAACTCTCATGCTCATTGTACCTCGAGAAGATGTGCTCATCGTGGAAGCGCAGCTTCAACCCACAGATGTGGATCAAGTTCAGGCGGGGCAGGCCGCCATTATTCGTTTGCCGGGGTTTAATCAGCGGACCACACCCGAATTGACGGCACACGTCACAACGATTTCTGCCGATTTGACTCGCGATGAAGTTACGGGGACCAATTACTATCTGGCTCAGCTGCTAATCGGTGACAGGGAACTTACCAAACTGGAAGATAAGAAGCTTGTGCCCGGGATGCCGATAGAGGCGTTTATTCAAACCGGAGAACGGACCATACTTTCATATCTCGTCAAACCAATGACGGATCATATTGCCCATGCGTTTAAAGAATGA
- a CDS encoding response regulator: MKILGVYQHLSKSGPPKVPIKDRILLVDDDRHHRTCLKEFLELRGYVCSEAGNGVEGLEILQKESVSIIITDNNMPQMDGLDFIEQVNHTYSQEILSIFLITAELSHIVRLRAFKNGVNRVFEKPLDFQELCNAVDWVTKFDIHQSTTNKYSSARYL, from the coding sequence ATGAAAATTTTAGGCGTGTATCAGCATTTATCAAAATCCGGCCCTCCCAAGGTACCCATCAAAGACCGAATCCTGTTAGTTGACGATGATCGACATCATCGAACCTGCCTGAAAGAATTTTTAGAGCTTCGGGGGTATGTGTGTTCAGAAGCAGGAAATGGTGTAGAAGGGCTAGAAATTTTGCAGAAAGAGTCGGTCTCCATCATCATTACCGACAACAATATGCCACAGATGGATGGACTTGACTTCATTGAACAAGTCAATCATACATATTCTCAGGAAATTCTCTCCATTTTTCTCATCACTGCCGAATTATCCCACATCGTCCGTCTTCGCGCATTTAAAAACGGAGTCAATCGCGTCTTTGAAAAGCCCCTGGATTTTCAAGAACTCTGTAATGCCGTAGACTGGGTCACGAAATTTGACATCCATCAATCGACGACCAACAAATACTCTTCCGCCAGATACCTCTAA
- a CDS encoding OmpA family protein, whose amino-acid sequence MIEVLSFSNVRRVGKFGLLGGCLIAIMAGCSSKLQTTVVSVTEPPAKSEEVAKVEPVTPPVEAVVQPPVQAETFIGIPPMDIPVEEPARPVIPPSAPADIFATPRTTVAEPAASSPLEAPLVAEPVIPPSPIIPSAPGQASPQESSQDLGIPPIAFEPEMPARPLIREDAAPAEQMIARVEPEADKSAQQTPALPEGIEKKTEALLKSLGDIYFDYDRFSIRADAISVLRENAQALASGLANNKIVIEGHCDQRGTESYNMVLGERRANAVREYLVDLGVPSENLQVVSYGKEKPFCTDQNEECWQENRRGHFVVQ is encoded by the coding sequence ATGATCGAAGTATTGTCTTTTTCGAATGTCAGGAGAGTAGGGAAATTTGGCTTATTGGGTGGATGCCTGATTGCGATAATGGCGGGGTGTAGTTCCAAACTACAAACGACGGTTGTCAGTGTGACTGAACCTCCTGCCAAGTCCGAAGAAGTGGCAAAGGTTGAACCTGTGACGCCACCTGTTGAGGCGGTCGTTCAGCCACCCGTGCAGGCTGAAACTTTCATTGGGATTCCGCCTATGGACATTCCTGTTGAAGAGCCTGCCCGCCCGGTTATTCCTCCCTCGGCTCCCGCTGATATATTTGCCACTCCTCGAACGACAGTCGCCGAACCTGCTGCCTCTTCGCCTTTAGAAGCTCCCCTGGTAGCTGAACCCGTCATTCCTCCGTCTCCTATCATACCATCCGCACCAGGCCAGGCTTCTCCTCAAGAATCATCACAAGATTTGGGGATACCGCCGATTGCATTTGAACCGGAAATGCCGGCACGACCGTTAATTCGGGAAGACGCGGCTCCGGCGGAACAAATGATCGCCCGGGTGGAACCCGAGGCGGACAAATCGGCTCAGCAAACCCCAGCGCTGCCTGAAGGGATTGAAAAGAAGACGGAAGCTCTGCTCAAATCCCTGGGAGATATTTATTTTGATTATGACCGATTTTCTATTCGGGCGGATGCGATCTCCGTTCTGCGAGAAAATGCCCAAGCACTGGCTTCCGGCTTAGCGAATAACAAGATTGTGATCGAGGGACATTGTGATCAGCGTGGCACGGAAAGTTATAATATGGTGCTTGGTGAGCGACGAGCCAATGCGGTGAGAGAATATTTAGTGGATTTGGGCGTCCCCAGTGAAAATCTGCAGGTTGTGAGTTATGGAAAAGAGAAGCCGTTCTGCACCGATCAGAATGAAGAGTGCTGGCAGGAAAACCGACGTGGTCATTTTGTCGTACAGTAA
- a CDS encoding cupin domain-containing protein — protein sequence MELCQNLFANIPEHFDHELTSEVLRSRSVRIERIVSRGQASPPDFWYDQAEHEWVVVLAGKATLKIEGQPEMMLGPGDTLYLSAYTRHRVEWTDPQRDTIWLAMYWRD from the coding sequence ATGGAACTATGTCAAAATCTGTTCGCCAATATTCCTGAACACTTTGATCACGAATTGACGAGTGAGGTATTGAGGAGTCGTTCTGTACGAATTGAACGGATAGTCTCACGGGGTCAGGCGTCTCCACCAGATTTTTGGTATGACCAGGCCGAGCATGAATGGGTTGTGGTACTGGCAGGAAAAGCCACACTCAAAATTGAGGGACAACCTGAAATGATGCTTGGTCCTGGGGATACGCTTTATCTTTCCGCCTATACCAGGCATCGTGTGGAATGGACCGATCCCCAACGAGATACGATCTGGCTTGCAATGTATTGGAGGGACTGA
- the mddA gene encoding methanethiol S-methyltransferase translates to MKRLIFFIYGTLCYLSFLGIFLYAVGFLGNFGVSNTIDGQPAVPVWQALVINSFLLGVFAVQHSVMARQTFKQWWTQYIPKPIERSTYVLCTNMALALLFYAWQPMGGWIWHIQSPVGQGLLYGLFAAGWGLILMATFLINHFDLFGMRQVWLYLRKQEYTPLPFKTPALYRQVRHPLYVGWLLAFWATPTMTVAHLVFSVTTTMYILMAIQWEEKDLVAFHGEAYKDYQERVPKLIPRLFRGSFMEKPQAPRTMAT, encoded by the coding sequence ATGAAACGTCTAATATTTTTTATCTATGGCACCCTGTGCTACCTATCGTTCCTGGGCATCTTTTTATATGCCGTAGGCTTTCTGGGAAATTTTGGCGTCTCCAATACCATTGATGGCCAACCCGCGGTTCCAGTCTGGCAGGCTCTGGTGATCAATTCCTTTCTGTTGGGGGTTTTTGCGGTCCAGCATAGCGTCATGGCCCGGCAGACCTTTAAACAATGGTGGACACAATATATTCCCAAACCCATTGAACGTAGCACCTATGTGCTCTGTACCAACATGGCACTGGCTCTCTTGTTTTATGCCTGGCAACCCATGGGAGGCTGGATTTGGCATATTCAAAGCCCTGTCGGGCAGGGTCTGCTGTATGGCCTGTTTGCGGCGGGTTGGGGGTTAATCCTCATGGCCACATTCCTCATCAATCATTTTGATTTGTTCGGTATGCGGCAGGTCTGGCTCTATCTGCGAAAACAAGAATACACACCATTACCGTTCAAGACCCCGGCCCTGTATCGGCAGGTACGGCATCCTCTCTATGTCGGTTGGCTCTTGGCCTTCTGGGCCACCCCCACGATGACGGTTGCCCATCTGGTTTTTTCGGTGACGACCACCATGTATATCCTGATGGCCATTCAATGGGAAGAGAAGGATTTGGTGGCTTTCCATGGAGAGGCGTATAAAGATTATCAAGAACGAGTACCCAAACTTATTCCACGGCTATTTAGAGGGAGCTTTATGGAAAAACCACAAGCCCCAAGGACCATGGCTACATGA
- a CDS encoding OsmC family protein, which yields MTSQDKRYSNSEALAEKRNFQNMCRQADQLFFHMLFHTQPGGCAMSSVATPSTINGVNVEQLEANIHAIQGETSLAKFQFRATNTWINGGHNRTTIKEFYGVGKEDATRTEPFVLDADEPPVLLGEDQGANPVEFVLHALASCLTTSMIYHAAARGIKIDAVESRLEGDLDLRGFLGLSKDVRPGYQNLRVHFTVKSDAPAETLRELTKYSPVFDIVSNPVPVAISVNTKGTN from the coding sequence ATGACGAGTCAGGATAAGCGATACTCCAACTCCGAGGCCCTCGCTGAAAAACGGAACTTCCAGAATATGTGCCGTCAGGCGGATCAACTTTTTTTTCACATGCTGTTTCACACTCAACCAGGAGGATGTGCCATGTCATCAGTCGCCACACCATCAACCATCAATGGGGTCAACGTCGAACAACTAGAGGCTAATATCCATGCGATTCAAGGCGAAACGAGTTTGGCCAAATTTCAGTTCCGGGCCACCAACACCTGGATCAATGGCGGTCACAATCGCACCACGATCAAGGAATTTTACGGAGTGGGCAAAGAAGACGCGACCCGTACTGAGCCGTTTGTGCTTGATGCCGATGAACCGCCCGTCCTGTTAGGCGAGGATCAGGGAGCCAACCCGGTGGAGTTTGTATTGCATGCCCTGGCCTCCTGTTTGACCACGTCGATGATCTATCATGCGGCCGCTCGAGGCATCAAAATCGACGCCGTGGAATCCAGATTAGAGGGCGACCTGGATCTTCGCGGGTTTCTGGGGCTGTCCAAAGACGTTCGACCGGGGTATCAAAATCTCCGGGTTCATTTCACCGTCAAAAGTGACGCCCCAGCCGAGACGCTTCGGGAATTGACGAAGTATTCACCGGTTTTCGACATTGTCTCCAATCCCGTGCCGGTGGCCATTTCGGTGAATACGAAAGGGACCAACTGA
- a CDS encoding sigma-54 interaction domain-containing protein has protein sequence MPGSQHNPLANLNEDTALRTILEGTATVTGERFFEALVENLAKALHTHAAWITQYFPESRHLKALAFYLDGTFLKNWEMDIAGTPCEHVIEQARLIHFPDNLLNLFPIDPEIIGMKAASYMGLPLVDSIGNILGHLAVMDTRPMPAEPRVQTIVRIFASRASAELQRIQAESTTREREQKLRRLVDSAMDAIIELDEDLRVTRLNPAAEKVFQCKATHLFGKNFSHSLAQKDSEKLRLLIQDLNTKPAGQRSLWISGGFKALRPDGSEFPAEATLSQFHIEGRVYYSLILRNVNERLEAEQKIRSLTIEKEFLKEELHELQHIGEILGNSPALVHVIRDIQQVADTEATVLITGETGTGKEVMARAIHANSRRRDHPFIKVNCAAIPATLIESEFFGHEQGAFTGATKKREGRFSLADGGTIFLDEIGELPLDLQGKLLRVLQEGEFEPVGSSHTKKVKVRVLAATNRDLQKEVQEGKFREDLYYRLNVFPIHLPPLRARGEDVVLLAASFVQHFAQRMGRTVAPLSPDALECLRAYHWPGNVRELQNVIERAVITAQNGQLNLDRALPEVKEKTPSTHESVKQESPTCIRTIQEIQDFERQNILLALEQRGWKVSGEKGAAKLLGMNASTLASRIRALGIIRAR, from the coding sequence ATGCCAGGATCACAACACAATCCGTTAGCGAACCTCAACGAAGACACTGCACTCCGAACTATCCTGGAGGGAACCGCCACTGTCACGGGGGAACGATTTTTTGAAGCCCTGGTGGAAAACCTCGCCAAAGCCCTGCACACCCATGCCGCCTGGATCACGCAATATTTTCCGGAATCCCGCCATTTGAAAGCCCTGGCCTTTTATTTAGATGGCACGTTCCTCAAAAATTGGGAAATGGATATTGCCGGAACTCCGTGTGAGCACGTTATCGAGCAAGCCCGACTCATACATTTTCCAGACAACTTACTCAATCTCTTTCCTATTGATCCGGAGATCATCGGCATGAAGGCAGCCAGCTATATGGGTCTCCCACTTGTCGACTCGATCGGAAATATTCTTGGGCATCTGGCGGTGATGGATACCAGACCCATGCCGGCGGAACCACGGGTGCAGACGATTGTTCGAATTTTTGCATCAAGAGCGAGCGCCGAACTCCAGCGGATCCAAGCAGAATCCACGACACGTGAACGTGAACAAAAGTTGCGGCGATTGGTCGACAGTGCCATGGATGCCATTATTGAATTAGATGAAGATCTTCGAGTCACTCGACTTAATCCGGCTGCCGAGAAGGTGTTTCAATGTAAAGCCACCCATTTATTTGGAAAGAATTTCTCCCACTCTCTTGCCCAAAAAGACTCTGAAAAATTACGACTTCTTATCCAGGATCTCAACACGAAACCTGCAGGCCAGCGATCTCTCTGGATTTCCGGTGGCTTCAAGGCCCTCCGCCCGGACGGCTCGGAATTTCCCGCGGAAGCCACGCTTTCCCAATTTCATATAGAGGGAAGGGTCTACTACTCCCTGATTCTTCGTAATGTGAATGAACGTTTGGAAGCGGAACAAAAAATTCGGTCCCTCACGATTGAAAAAGAATTTCTCAAAGAAGAATTACATGAGCTCCAACATATTGGGGAAATTTTGGGGAATAGTCCCGCCTTGGTGCACGTCATTCGAGACATCCAACAGGTGGCAGATACCGAAGCCACCGTACTCATTACGGGCGAAACCGGAACAGGTAAGGAGGTGATGGCTCGCGCCATTCATGCTAACAGCCGGCGGCGGGATCATCCATTTATCAAAGTGAACTGCGCCGCAATTCCTGCGACCTTGATCGAAAGTGAATTTTTTGGACATGAACAGGGTGCGTTTACCGGGGCCACCAAAAAACGGGAGGGGCGTTTTTCATTAGCCGACGGCGGGACCATTTTTTTAGATGAAATCGGCGAACTCCCTTTGGATCTTCAAGGAAAATTGTTGCGCGTTCTTCAGGAAGGGGAGTTCGAACCGGTCGGGAGTTCCCACACCAAAAAAGTGAAGGTTCGGGTCCTCGCGGCCACAAACCGGGACTTACAAAAGGAAGTCCAGGAAGGGAAATTCCGTGAAGATCTTTACTATCGACTCAATGTCTTTCCCATTCATCTCCCACCACTTCGCGCACGAGGTGAGGATGTGGTTCTGCTGGCTGCCTCATTTGTTCAGCACTTTGCCCAACGGATGGGTCGTACGGTGGCTCCACTCTCTCCGGATGCGTTGGAATGCCTCAGGGCCTATCATTGGCCGGGAAATGTTCGTGAATTGCAAAACGTGATTGAGCGGGCAGTCATTACTGCGCAAAATGGCCAATTGAATCTTGACCGTGCCCTCCCCGAGGTTAAAGAAAAAACCCCTTCGACTCATGAAAGCGTCAAACAGGAATCTCCCACGTGTATCCGAACCATTCAGGAAATTCAAGATTTCGAGCGTCAAAACATTCTACTGGCCCTTGAACAACGCGGGTGGAAAGTATCCGGGGAAAAAGGAGCCGCTAAGCTGCTGGGCATGAATGCTTCAACCCTCGCATCTCGTATAAGAGCCCTAGGGATTATCCGCGCGCGATAA
- a CDS encoding DsbA family protein, whose product MADMMVKALIYVVDPMCSWCWGFSPVFDEIVRRYRDRVTIEILLGGLRPGNTERFDERRRAYILSHWHAVHERTGQPFNFNFHPGPLFMYDTEPPSRAMMVIRQLAPDKEFLFLNVVQEAFYVKNKDVTQPEILADLAGTQGVDQDRFLEWFHDSAMKQSVWQEFDQARQLGVSGFPALLGQNGHDRIRLTQGYQPTGVMVSLIDEWLDGPASRNDSSSVG is encoded by the coding sequence ATGGCAGACATGATGGTGAAAGCGCTTATCTATGTGGTTGATCCCATGTGTTCGTGGTGCTGGGGATTTTCACCAGTCTTTGATGAGATCGTTCGGCGATATCGGGATCGGGTCACGATCGAGATATTGTTGGGTGGTTTGCGCCCCGGCAATACTGAACGGTTTGATGAGCGACGGCGTGCCTACATTCTCAGTCATTGGCATGCGGTCCATGAACGAACCGGTCAGCCATTTAACTTTAATTTTCATCCTGGGCCTTTGTTCATGTATGACACCGAACCGCCCTCGCGAGCGATGATGGTGATCCGGCAATTGGCTCCGGATAAGGAATTTCTGTTTTTGAATGTTGTGCAGGAAGCATTCTACGTGAAGAACAAGGATGTCACCCAGCCGGAGATATTGGCGGATCTTGCCGGCACACAAGGTGTTGACCAAGACAGGTTTTTGGAATGGTTTCATGATTCTGCGATGAAACAATCGGTCTGGCAGGAGTTTGATCAGGCTCGCCAATTGGGAGTGAGTGGTTTTCCAGCACTGCTTGGTCAAAATGGTCATGATCGCATCAGATTGACGCAGGGGTATCAACCCACAGGGGTGATGGTTTCACTCATTGACGAATGGCTGGATGGTCCAGCTTCCCGCAACGACAGCTCGTCGGTCGGATAG